The Bombus pascuorum chromosome 11, iyBomPasc1.1, whole genome shotgun sequence genome has a window encoding:
- the LOC132912016 gene encoding rRNA N6-adenosine-methyltransferase ZCCHC4 isoform X2 yields MCKFYLKEGEKLTKHQAAKWEQERKQFMSRYHHRQLYVRLNDIMSVPPESRCYCYTCEQLICKTEKDTMNKHKNHDIREGLTDYQIRHPTEILKPLENSRQEAQYFFTKQSTEDIANILVKLGAKQILCIGTPKIHEYILENHEDTMSTLLLDFDGRFHNFFGPLNYCWYNLLNNHFFNETAVHVFKDFLMQGGGKGTYLVCDPPFGSRVEPMSWTIKRISDLHKKWNNIEDEENCLRIMFIFPYFMESIMKQKSNPPGVPGGLKDLKMTDYKVSYDNHPLFITDSNTTKSPSPIRIFTNVPLNLVELPKSNGYRYCKKCQKWVAKENKHCKKCQECTSKNGLTYKHCDICKRCVKPYWKHCVTCKRCVVTKHLCGQKPKVTGKCLKCNEAGHTEIECDTSEEIHPDTVAETKKVKKRKASDENEAINDVKKKKVNDSRESGEEKEEPIIENIKKAAKSSEKKETKRKVTTEFKVKASKKSQLLKMDKKIKKLQNKPNGVVSRKKRTKKQQTVRLS; encoded by the exons ATGTGTAAGTTTTACTTAAAAGAGGgtgaaaaattaacaaaacatCAAGCGGCTAAATGGGAACAAGAGAGGAAACAGTTTATGTCTCGTTATCATCACAGGCAATTATATGTACGTCTTAATGATATAATGTCGGTGCCGCCTGAGAGCAGATGTTACTGCTATACTTGTGAACAATTGATATGTAAAACTGAGAAGGATACGATGAACAAACACAAAAATCATGATATAAGAGAAGGTCTTACAGATTATCAGATAAGGCATCCgacagaaattttaaaaccaTTAGAAAATTCTAGGCAAGAAGCTCAGTATTTCTTCACAAAACAATCGACAGAGGACATAGCAAATATACTTGTGAAATTAGGGGCGAAGCAAATTCTTTGTATCGGTACTCCGAAAATTCATGAATATATTCTAGAAAATCACGAGGACACAATGTCCACACTTTTATTGGATTTTGATGGAAGATTC CATAATTTTTTTGGACCGCTCAATTATTGCTGGTATAATCTGTTgaataatcatttttttaatgaaaccgCTGTCCATGTGTTTAAAGACTTTCTTATGCAAGGTGGGGGAAAGGGCACGTACTTGGTATGCGATCCACCATTTGGTAGTAGGGTGGAACCAATGTCTTGGACTATAAAAAGAATCTCTGATCTTcataaaaaatggaataacATAGAGGATGAAGAGAATTGTTTAAGAATTATGTtcatatttccatattttatggaatctataatgaaacaaaagaGTAATCCACCTGGTGTACCAGGAGGTCTGAAGGACCTGAAAATGACCGATTACAAAGTATCTTATGATAATCATCCGTTATTTATAACGGACTCCAATACCACAAAGTCACCGTCGCctattagaatttttacaaatgtacCGTTAAACTTGGTTGAACTTCCAAAATCGAACGGTTATAGATATTGCAAAAAATGTCAGAAGTGGGTTGCTAAGGAGAATAAGCATTGTAAAAAATGCCAAGAGTGTACCTCGAAAAATGGCCTCACGTATAAACACTGTGATATATGCAAACGATGTGTAAAACCTTATTGGAAGCATTGCGTAACATGTAAAAGATGTGTCGTAACGAAACATCTATGTGGCCAAAAGCCGAAAGTCACCGGAAAATGTTTAAAGTGTAACGAAGCTg gTCATACTGAGATAGAATGTGATACGAGTGAAGAAATTCATCCAGACACAGTGGCGGAGACtaagaaagttaaaaaacGCAAGGCTAGTGACGAAAATGAGGCGATCAACGacgttaaaaagaagaaggtgAACGATTCGCGTGAATCcggagaagagaaggaagaaccaataattgaaaatattaaaaaagcagCGAAAAGTtcggagaaaaaagaaacgaagagaaaagtAACAACGGAGTTTAAAGTAAAAGCTTCGAAGAAGTCTCAACTGTTGAAGATggataaaaagattaaaaagttaCAGAATAAGCCAAACGGCGTTGTaagtagaaagaaaagaacaaagaaacaaCAAACAGTACGATTATCATAA
- the LOC132912016 gene encoding rRNA N6-adenosine-methyltransferase ZCCHC4 isoform X1, producing MECFWSDLSKHPQCPHGPTLLFGTHENGKLEKFYVCAACRERKMCKFYLKEGEKLTKHQAAKWEQERKQFMSRYHHRQLYVRLNDIMSVPPESRCYCYTCEQLICKTEKDTMNKHKNHDIREGLTDYQIRHPTEILKPLENSRQEAQYFFTKQSTEDIANILVKLGAKQILCIGTPKIHEYILENHEDTMSTLLLDFDGRFHNFFGPLNYCWYNLLNNHFFNETAVHVFKDFLMQGGGKGTYLVCDPPFGSRVEPMSWTIKRISDLHKKWNNIEDEENCLRIMFIFPYFMESIMKQKSNPPGVPGGLKDLKMTDYKVSYDNHPLFITDSNTTKSPSPIRIFTNVPLNLVELPKSNGYRYCKKCQKWVAKENKHCKKCQECTSKNGLTYKHCDICKRCVKPYWKHCVTCKRCVVTKHLCGQKPKVTGKCLKCNEAGHTEIECDTSEEIHPDTVAETKKVKKRKASDENEAINDVKKKKVNDSRESGEEKEEPIIENIKKAAKSSEKKETKRKVTTEFKVKASKKSQLLKMDKKIKKLQNKPNGVVSRKKRTKKQQTVRLS from the exons ATGGAATGCTTTTGGTCCGATTTGAGTAAACATCCTCAATGTCCACACG GACCAACTTTATTATTTGGCACACATGAAAATGGCAAATTGGAGAAGTTTTATGTATGTGCAGCTTGCCGCGAGAGAAAGATGTGTAAGTTTTACTTAAAAGAGGgtgaaaaattaacaaaacatCAAGCGGCTAAATGGGAACAAGAGAGGAAACAGTTTATGTCTCGTTATCATCACAGGCAATTATATGTACGTCTTAATGATATAATGTCGGTGCCGCCTGAGAGCAGATGTTACTGCTATACTTGTGAACAATTGATATGTAAAACTGAGAAGGATACGATGAACAAACACAAAAATCATGATATAAGAGAAGGTCTTACAGATTATCAGATAAGGCATCCgacagaaattttaaaaccaTTAGAAAATTCTAGGCAAGAAGCTCAGTATTTCTTCACAAAACAATCGACAGAGGACATAGCAAATATACTTGTGAAATTAGGGGCGAAGCAAATTCTTTGTATCGGTACTCCGAAAATTCATGAATATATTCTAGAAAATCACGAGGACACAATGTCCACACTTTTATTGGATTTTGATGGAAGATTC CATAATTTTTTTGGACCGCTCAATTATTGCTGGTATAATCTGTTgaataatcatttttttaatgaaaccgCTGTCCATGTGTTTAAAGACTTTCTTATGCAAGGTGGGGGAAAGGGCACGTACTTGGTATGCGATCCACCATTTGGTAGTAGGGTGGAACCAATGTCTTGGACTATAAAAAGAATCTCTGATCTTcataaaaaatggaataacATAGAGGATGAAGAGAATTGTTTAAGAATTATGTtcatatttccatattttatggaatctataatgaaacaaaagaGTAATCCACCTGGTGTACCAGGAGGTCTGAAGGACCTGAAAATGACCGATTACAAAGTATCTTATGATAATCATCCGTTATTTATAACGGACTCCAATACCACAAAGTCACCGTCGCctattagaatttttacaaatgtacCGTTAAACTTGGTTGAACTTCCAAAATCGAACGGTTATAGATATTGCAAAAAATGTCAGAAGTGGGTTGCTAAGGAGAATAAGCATTGTAAAAAATGCCAAGAGTGTACCTCGAAAAATGGCCTCACGTATAAACACTGTGATATATGCAAACGATGTGTAAAACCTTATTGGAAGCATTGCGTAACATGTAAAAGATGTGTCGTAACGAAACATCTATGTGGCCAAAAGCCGAAAGTCACCGGAAAATGTTTAAAGTGTAACGAAGCTg gTCATACTGAGATAGAATGTGATACGAGTGAAGAAATTCATCCAGACACAGTGGCGGAGACtaagaaagttaaaaaacGCAAGGCTAGTGACGAAAATGAGGCGATCAACGacgttaaaaagaagaaggtgAACGATTCGCGTGAATCcggagaagagaaggaagaaccaataattgaaaatattaaaaaagcagCGAAAAGTtcggagaaaaaagaaacgaagagaaaagtAACAACGGAGTTTAAAGTAAAAGCTTCGAAGAAGTCTCAACTGTTGAAGATggataaaaagattaaaaagttaCAGAATAAGCCAAACGGCGTTGTaagtagaaagaaaagaacaaagaaacaaCAAACAGTACGATTATCATAA